A region of Polynucleobacter sp. JS-Mosq-20-D10 DNA encodes the following proteins:
- the nusB gene encoding transcription antitermination factor NusB, with product MNKNAPSPQVAPGTPSAPKRSLTPRRRAREYALQGVYQSLVMRRAGSLPNAAAIAKQLAEDPGFRRCQQDLFQGIFAGVLERTDELEAIITPALDRPINELSPVEHAALLIGTYELAIDLAVPYKVAINEAVELAKTFGGTDGHKYVNGVLDLLAQQLRSTEVQAS from the coding sequence ATGAATAAAAATGCTCCCAGTCCACAGGTAGCACCTGGTACACCAAGTGCACCTAAGCGCTCACTCACGCCTCGTCGTCGTGCCCGTGAATATGCTTTACAAGGTGTTTATCAAAGTCTAGTCATGCGCCGCGCAGGCAGCCTTCCTAATGCTGCGGCAATCGCCAAGCAGTTAGCTGAAGATCCTGGTTTTCGCCGTTGCCAACAGGATTTATTTCAGGGTATTTTTGCTGGCGTACTAGAGCGCACTGATGAGCTTGAAGCCATTATTACCCCAGCTCTCGATCGCCCCATTAATGAGCTATCTCCCGTAGAGCATGCCGCCCTCCTGATTGGCACATACGAACTGGCCATTGATTTGGCGGTTCCCTATAAAGTAGCCATTAATGAAGCAGTCGAATTAGCTAAAACCTTTGGCGGAACTGATGGTCACAAATACGTCAATGGCGTACTCGATCTCCTGGCTCAACAGTTACGTAGCACTGAGGTGCAAGCAAGTTAG
- the trmB gene encoding tRNA (guanosine(46)-N7)-methyltransferase TrmB: protein MSLEKSEKHFDRIRSFVLRAGRTTAGQQRAIDELGPQFLIPFQETTLDLVQAFSSSSSPKILEIGFGMGETTAKIAALRTEDDFLAIEVHPPGVGALLKLIGENNLNNLRLIRHDAVEVLEKMIAPNSLDGIHIYFADPWHKKRHHKRRLIQAEFVRLLISRLKPGAYLHLATDWHNYAEQMLLVLNAESGLVNTSTEQMSIETFSAADIATDIELAKESFKEFKPTLEQLDARHPGYVERPAYRPTTKFENRGIKLGHGVWDLVYKKK from the coding sequence TTGTCTTTAGAAAAATCAGAGAAGCATTTTGATCGCATTCGCTCTTTTGTTTTAAGGGCGGGCAGGACAACTGCTGGGCAGCAGCGTGCAATTGATGAGCTTGGCCCCCAGTTCTTAATTCCGTTTCAAGAAACTACTTTAGATCTAGTGCAAGCATTTAGCAGTTCATCGAGCCCCAAGATATTGGAGATTGGTTTTGGTATGGGTGAGACCACTGCCAAAATTGCTGCCTTGCGCACTGAAGACGACTTCTTAGCAATTGAAGTTCACCCTCCGGGGGTGGGCGCTTTACTGAAATTAATTGGCGAAAACAATCTCAATAATTTGCGATTGATTCGTCATGATGCTGTTGAAGTTTTAGAAAAAATGATTGCTCCTAACTCATTGGATGGTATTCATATTTATTTTGCAGATCCTTGGCATAAGAAGCGTCATCACAAGCGTCGCTTGATTCAGGCAGAGTTCGTGAGGCTATTGATTTCTCGCTTGAAGCCCGGAGCTTATTTGCACCTTGCGACCGATTGGCATAACTACGCAGAGCAAATGCTGTTGGTCTTAAATGCGGAGTCTGGCTTAGTAAATACTTCTACTGAGCAAATGAGTATTGAAACTTTTTCAGCGGCGGATATTGCCACTGATATTGAGCTTGCTAAAGAGTCTTTTAAGGAATTCAAGCCTACGCTTGAACAGCTCGATGCTAGGCATCCTGGATATGTTGAGAGACCTGCTTATAGGCCAACTACCAAGTTTGAAAACCGCGGTATTAAGCTGGGACATGGCGTGTGGGACTTGGTCTATAAGAAAAAATAA
- a CDS encoding UDP-glucuronic acid decarboxylase family protein, whose protein sequence is MNKILITGGAGFLGSHLTEKLLKEGNDVLVVDNYFTGSKANLEHLLSNPKLELMRHDVTFPLYVETNQIYNLACPASPVHYQYDPVQTTKTSVHGAINMLGLAKRTRARILQASTSEVYGDPEVHPQPEEYWGKVNPIGIRSCYDEGKRCAETLFFDYNRQHNLDIKVVRIFNTYGPRMHPNDGRVVSNFIVQALQGKDITIYGDGQQTRSFCYVDDLIDAMVKMMNSEEGFTGPVNIGNPGEFTMLQLAETILRLSGSKSKIIHQPLPSDDPQQRQPNIDLAKAKLGWQPKVNLEDGLRETIAYFKKVVA, encoded by the coding sequence ATGAATAAAATCCTCATCACCGGTGGCGCAGGTTTTTTGGGCTCACACTTGACTGAAAAGCTTCTGAAAGAAGGTAATGATGTCTTAGTGGTGGACAATTATTTCACAGGCTCCAAAGCCAATCTAGAGCATCTTTTGTCTAATCCCAAATTAGAGCTGATGCGTCATGATGTGACCTTTCCTCTCTATGTTGAGACCAATCAAATTTATAACTTAGCCTGCCCTGCATCCCCAGTGCATTATCAATATGATCCAGTGCAAACTACCAAGACTAGTGTTCATGGTGCGATCAATATGCTTGGGCTTGCCAAAAGAACGCGGGCGCGGATTTTGCAGGCTTCAACCAGCGAGGTATATGGTGACCCTGAAGTGCATCCACAGCCCGAGGAATATTGGGGAAAAGTAAACCCAATTGGTATTCGCTCATGTTACGACGAAGGCAAGCGTTGCGCCGAAACCCTCTTTTTTGATTACAACCGTCAGCATAATCTTGATATTAAGGTTGTCCGAATTTTTAATACGTACGGCCCAAGAATGCATCCTAACGATGGACGTGTTGTTAGCAATTTCATTGTTCAGGCCTTGCAGGGAAAGGACATCACTATTTATGGTGATGGCCAACAAACAAGAAGTTTTTGTTATGTTGATGACTTAATTGATGCTATGGTCAAAATGATGAACTCGGAAGAGGGATTTACGGGTCCGGTCAACATTGGCAACCCTGGTGAGTTCACGATGCTTCAGTTAGCCGAAACTATTTTGAGACTCTCGGGCAGTAAATCCAAAATCATTCACCAGCCATTACCATCCGATGATCCTCAGCAACGCCAGCCCAACATTGATTTGGCAAAGGCGAAACTCGGTTGGCAGCCTAAAGTGAATCTAGAGGATGGTCTTAGGGAGACAATTGCCTACTTCAAGAAAGTGGTTGCATAA
- the ribBA gene encoding bifunctional 3,4-dihydroxy-2-butanone-4-phosphate synthase/GTP cyclohydrolase II: MQNNLASTEEIVAELKAGKMVILVDEEDRENEGDLVLAADHVTPEAVNFMAKHGRGLICLTLTRERCQQINLPLMVRDNGTSMGTNFTVSIEAASGVTTGISAADRAHTIKAAVAANAKPNDLVQPGHIFPLMAQPGGVLIRSGHTEAGCDLAAMAGCSPTAVICEIMKDDGSMARLPDLLEFAKEHQLKIGSIADLIKYRSQHESIVVREGEREFNTPWGKFQGIIYRDTPSSCMHLALVHGKPSEGEETLVRVHEPVTVLDFLDSNVSTHSWPLAQALQKLAAAPCGVAVLLNASGVAAPGDADWLAQFHKLNSTHAEAAKKPLARKTDFRSYGIGAQILKDIGVGKMRLLANPIPVPSLSGYKLEVTGYTPFESNQ; the protein is encoded by the coding sequence ATGCAAAATAACCTCGCCTCCACAGAAGAAATCGTTGCCGAGCTCAAAGCCGGGAAGATGGTCATTCTGGTCGATGAAGAAGATCGCGAGAATGAAGGTGACTTAGTGCTTGCTGCCGATCATGTCACTCCAGAGGCTGTTAATTTCATGGCCAAACATGGTCGCGGCTTAATTTGTCTTACTTTGACACGTGAGCGCTGCCAACAAATTAATCTGCCTTTAATGGTGAGGGATAACGGCACCTCCATGGGCACCAATTTCACTGTTTCGATTGAGGCTGCTAGTGGTGTTACTACTGGTATCTCAGCAGCAGATCGCGCCCACACTATCAAGGCGGCAGTTGCCGCAAATGCTAAGCCCAATGATCTCGTTCAGCCAGGACATATTTTTCCTTTGATGGCGCAACCCGGTGGTGTGTTAATCCGCTCTGGTCATACGGAGGCTGGATGTGATTTGGCCGCCATGGCTGGTTGCTCACCTACCGCTGTCATTTGCGAGATTATGAAAGATGATGGCAGTATGGCGCGACTGCCAGACTTGCTCGAGTTTGCAAAAGAACATCAATTAAAAATTGGTAGCATTGCCGACCTCATCAAATACCGCAGCCAACATGAAAGCATTGTGGTGCGCGAGGGTGAGCGCGAGTTCAACACACCCTGGGGCAAGTTTCAGGGAATCATCTACCGTGATACACCAAGCTCGTGTATGCATTTAGCACTAGTGCATGGCAAGCCATCAGAAGGTGAAGAAACACTAGTCCGCGTTCATGAGCCCGTCACAGTACTGGATTTCTTGGACTCGAATGTCAGCACGCACTCCTGGCCTTTGGCTCAAGCTTTACAAAAGTTAGCAGCGGCACCTTGTGGCGTGGCAGTTCTGTTGAATGCTTCTGGCGTTGCAGCCCCTGGTGATGCAGACTGGTTGGCTCAGTTTCATAAATTGAATAGTACCCATGCTGAAGCAGCAAAAAAGCCATTGGCACGCAAAACTGATTTCCGCAGCTATGGCATCGGCGCGCAAATCCTCAAGGATATCGGCGTTGGCAAAATGCGTTTACTCGCCAACCCTATTCCAGTGCCCAGCCTCTCCGGATACAAGCTTGAAGTTACCGGCTATACCCCATTTGAATCTAATCAATAA
- a CDS encoding NAD-dependent succinate-semialdehyde dehydrogenase, whose protein sequence is MQKTDIRKLLKDPSLFKEEAFINGEWFKTNSGKTFAVHNPATGELIADVSNLQPNDAERAIEAAEHTFQSWKNKTGKERAHVMRKWFDLIIQNTQDLATLMTLEQGKPLTEAAGEVAYGASFVEWFAEEAKRVAGSIPSTTWSDKRLIVMKQPIGVCVAITPWNFPIAMITRKIAPAMAAGCTIVIKPAELTPLSALALAELAQRAGVPAGVINILTADTNGSIAIGKTLCASPTVRHLSFTGSTEVGRILMAQCAPTVKKLGLELGGHAPFIVFEDADIDAAVSGAMASKYRNSGQTCVCANRFYVHKKVHDEFVEKFAKAIEIIKVGNGMEAGSTQGPLIEQAALEKVERHVADAISKGAKLIAGGKPSPLGGTFYEPTILSNVTNDMLITYEETFGPVAPIIPFESDEEAIRLANNSQFGLASYFYSRDIGRIWKAAEALEYGIVGVNSGIISSEVGPFGGMKQSGLGREGSVYGMDEYLELKYVCLGL, encoded by the coding sequence ATGCAGAAAACTGACATCCGCAAATTACTTAAAGATCCAAGCCTATTTAAAGAAGAGGCTTTTATTAATGGTGAGTGGTTTAAAACAAATTCAGGAAAAACTTTTGCGGTTCATAATCCTGCTACTGGTGAGCTTATTGCAGATGTAAGCAATCTTCAGCCTAACGATGCTGAGCGAGCAATTGAAGCCGCAGAACATACCTTTCAAAGCTGGAAGAATAAAACCGGAAAAGAGCGCGCTCATGTGATGCGCAAATGGTTTGATCTGATTATTCAGAATACCCAAGACCTAGCCACCCTCATGACCTTAGAACAAGGCAAGCCGCTCACTGAAGCAGCTGGTGAAGTAGCCTATGGCGCGTCTTTTGTAGAATGGTTTGCTGAAGAGGCCAAGCGGGTTGCCGGATCTATTCCAAGCACCACTTGGAGCGATAAGCGCTTGATCGTTATGAAGCAGCCAATTGGGGTGTGCGTTGCCATCACGCCTTGGAATTTCCCCATCGCCATGATTACACGCAAGATTGCACCAGCAATGGCAGCAGGTTGCACCATTGTGATCAAGCCGGCTGAACTCACACCACTTAGTGCATTAGCATTGGCAGAGCTTGCTCAGCGCGCTGGCGTGCCAGCAGGTGTTATTAATATTCTCACTGCAGATACCAATGGATCTATTGCGATTGGTAAAACACTCTGCGCGTCACCTACCGTCCGCCACTTATCATTCACAGGCTCAACCGAAGTTGGACGAATCTTAATGGCGCAATGCGCTCCGACGGTAAAGAAATTGGGTCTGGAGCTCGGAGGTCATGCTCCTTTTATAGTTTTTGAAGACGCGGATATTGATGCGGCTGTTTCGGGTGCCATGGCATCTAAATATCGTAATTCTGGTCAAACCTGCGTTTGTGCAAATCGCTTCTATGTGCATAAAAAAGTACACGATGAGTTTGTCGAAAAGTTTGCGAAAGCCATTGAAATCATCAAAGTGGGTAATGGCATGGAAGCTGGTAGCACCCAAGGGCCGCTGATTGAGCAAGCCGCCTTAGAGAAGGTAGAAAGGCATGTAGCCGATGCCATTAGCAAGGGTGCAAAGCTCATTGCTGGTGGTAAGCCCTCCCCTTTAGGCGGCACTTTTTATGAGCCCACTATTTTGTCTAATGTCACTAATGACATGCTCATTACTTATGAAGAGACCTTCGGACCAGTCGCCCCGATCATTCCATTTGAAAGTGATGAGGAAGCAATCAGACTAGCTAACAATAGTCAATTTGGCCTGGCCTCCTATTTTTACAGTCGTGATATTGGCCGCATCTGGAAAGCTGCTGAAGCGCTTGAATACGGTATTGTGGGCGTCAACTCTGGAATCATCTCAAGTGAGGTGGGGCCATTTGGCGGAATGAAACAGTCTGGCTTGGGCCGTGAAGGTAGCGTCTACGGTATGGATGAATACCTAGAGCTAAAGTATGTTTGTCTGGGCCTTTAA
- the ribH gene encoding 6,7-dimethyl-8-ribityllumazine synthase, giving the protein MNTSSDESVVGVLASDLNGQDLRVGIVQARFNEDHCVALTTACIEELIKLGVSQSDIKLVTVPGALEIPFALQKLAETGEFDGLVALGAIIRGETYHFELVSNESGAGITRICLESGLPIANGVLTCETDEQAKVRVQVKGADCARAVVEMANLALALTPDIDFEINSSEE; this is encoded by the coding sequence ATGAATACATCCAGTGACGAATCCGTAGTAGGCGTTCTCGCCAGCGACCTCAATGGGCAAGATCTGCGCGTAGGCATTGTGCAGGCGCGCTTCAATGAAGATCATTGTGTCGCCCTGACTACCGCTTGCATTGAAGAGTTGATCAAGCTGGGTGTGTCGCAATCTGATATCAAATTAGTCACCGTCCCAGGTGCACTTGAGATTCCTTTCGCACTACAAAAACTTGCTGAAACAGGCGAGTTCGATGGCTTGGTTGCGCTAGGCGCCATCATCCGTGGCGAGACTTATCACTTTGAACTCGTGTCGAATGAATCTGGTGCTGGTATTACCCGGATTTGCCTTGAGTCCGGCTTGCCGATCGCCAACGGTGTTCTCACATGCGAGACGGATGAGCAAGCAAAGGTTCGTGTTCAGGTAAAAGGTGCAGACTGTGCAAGAGCAGTTGTTGAAATGGCCAACCTAGCTTTAGCCCTTACTCCCGACATTGATTTTGAAATCAATTCTTCAGAAGAGTAA